AAACAGCGGTACTAGCATATCAGTTCGGCGATGGCCTGTTCAACCTCATTATTCCAACCAGCGGTATTACTATGGGTGTATTGTCTATTGCAAATATCCCGTACAACCTCTGGATAAAATGGATATGGAAACTGATAGTTTTTCTGATGATAACTTCAATGGGCTTTTTAGCTCTGGCAACATTTATTAACTATAATTAATAACGGTAAATATTTTTTTTTACAAAAAGTAATAATAAACTAACAATATGACGAAACTATTGACTCTCGGTGTGATTGGGAAATCACTAAAAGAAAACGAAAAGCGGGTCCCTATTCATCCGGAACATTTAATGCGTATTCCTGAGAAATTACGAAAACAAATCACTTTTGAAGAAGGTTATGGCATGAGATTTGGCATAGATGACAATACTTTAGCCAGTCTTTCATCGGGCAGAGTAGCCTTCAGGGATGAGATTCTGAATGGTTTTGATTGTGTACTAATACCCAAGCCTTTGGCAACAGATTTGTCAGAGATACGAGAAGGTGCAGTAGTGTGGGGTTGGCCGCATTGTGTACAACAGAAAAAAATCACACAAATTTCAATCGATAGAAAATTAACCCTTATAGCCTGGGAAGAAATGTTTACATGGAGCCGGACAGGTGATAAAAGGATGCATACTTTCTATAAGAATAATGAATTGGCAGGTTATGCCGGAGTAAATCATGCACTGAGCCTTACCGGAATTAACGGATTTTATGGAAAAACCCTAAAAACAGTGGTAATCAGCTTTGGTTCGGTTAGCCGCGGGGCAATATACGCATTGCAAGGCCAAGGCTTTAAGGATATCACTGTCCTGACCGGTCGGCCATCAAATGAGGTAAAAGATCAAATACCGGGCATAACATTCAAACAAATGAAAAATGATGGATCAGGAAATATGCTTGTAATTGAATCTGACGGCAGTATGCGTCCACTTTCAGAAGTATTGACAGATGTGCAAATAATTGTTAACGGGGTTCTTCAGGATAGCGACAATCCAAAAATGTTTGTACCGGCAAGTGATGCAGATAAATTAACAAAAGGCACTCTTATTATTGACATAAGTTGTGATGAAGGAATGGGTTTTTGGTGTGCCAAACCTACATCTTTTGAAAACCCGATACTTGAAGTAGATGGCAAATATTATTATGCAGTAGATCATAGCCCAAGTTATTATTGGAATTCTGCTTCATGGGAAATTTCAAAAGCATTACTTCCGTTTTTACCTGAAGTTCTGGGGGGAGCAAATGCATGGGATAAAAATATTACAATTTCAAA
This sequence is a window from Bacteroidota bacterium. Protein-coding genes within it:
- a CDS encoding N(5)-(carboxyethyl)ornithine synthase, encoding MTKLLTLGVIGKSLKENEKRVPIHPEHLMRIPEKLRKQITFEEGYGMRFGIDDNTLASLSSGRVAFRDEILNGFDCVLIPKPLATDLSEIREGAVVWGWPHCVQQKKITQISIDRKLTLIAWEEMFTWSRTGDKRMHTFYKNNELAGYAGVNHALSLTGINGFYGKTLKTVVISFGSVSRGAIYALQGQGFKDITVLTGRPSNEVKDQIPGITFKQMKNDGSGNMLVIESDGSMRPLSEVLTDVQIIVNGVLQDSDNPKMFVPASDADKLTKGTLIIDISCDEGMGFWCAKPTSFENPILEVDGKYYYAVDHSPSYYWNSASWEISKALLPFLPEVLGGANAWDKNITISKSIEIREGVIQNPKILSFQNREKEYPHKFR